GAAACGAGTATTTCAATTTACTTACGAAGGCTGGAATTGTCTTCGATTATATTGCGTTAATGTGGCTTCTTGCATTGACTGATGGGGTTATGTCACCTCTTTTTCCGATTGCTTATTTGGTCGTCATGCATGCGACCATTTACTGGCGGACAAAAGGAGCCATATTATCTTCAATTTCATTGACGGTTGGTTACTCTACTATTTATGCCGTACAGGCTCAATTTGATTTTAATACAGCATTTGCTTTCGTTTTAAATCTCGCCTTCATTTGGATCATTGGTGTATTTGGATCATTAATTGTTATACGTGAAAGGAAACACTTAAAACAGAAAGAAATTTTCCACGAACTGATGTTCACTGACTACTTGACAGGTTTATATAATCACCGTCATTTCCAGGAACAATTAAGGGTTCTGACGAGTGGAAAGCAGAGTTTCCTGCTGGTCATGGGTGATATTGACCACTTTAAGCAAATAAATGATCAGTTTGGGCATTTAGCCGGGGACGAAATCCTTAAGAAAATAGGTAAGATTTTTCAGGAACTGGCAACTGAATATGATGCCCAGGCTTTTCGTTATGGCGGAGAAGAATTTGCCTTTCTTTTGCCAGCTATCGAAGAAACAAGTCAAATCCGCTTTTTTGATGATCTTTATGAAAGTTTATCTGCTGAAAAATTCAGTGAGGATTGCGAGAGTGTCACAATGAGCTTTGGGATAGCTTCTTCAAAAGGTGCAGCCTTGCCGGATAAACTTCTTGGATACACTGACCAGCTCTTATATACCGCGAAGGCAAATGGTAAAAACCAGGCAAAATTTGAATCTGGCTATACTTATTTATACTCTCAGGCGAAAGAGGAAATAGCTGCTACAAGGCAATAAAAGCTTCCCATTTGGGAAGCTTTTTTCATATTGGCTGCCAATTCCTTGAATTAGCCTGATTGTGAAAGGTATAGTTAGAGTATATTTATTGGAATATTAAATATAGACTTCACAACGTATACATAATAAGAAGAATGTTTTATTTACATCAATCATGTGAAGAAGAAAGACTGTAAGCAAGTCCTGGTGTTATAAATAAAGGAGGATTTCAATGGCTGTCATTTCTGAAAGTATCAAGGATATGAAGGGTTACAAGCTCCATATCGTCAAAACCGAAAAATTCAAGACGAATACAATTGTTTGGAAGATGAAAGCACCACTTACCAGTGAGGATGTAACAAAACGGGCGTTGCTTCCGTATGTGCTGCAAAGCAGTTCGAAGGCCTACCCGTCAACATCAAAGTTTCGTTCCTACCTTGATGAGCTTTACGGTGCTAATTTATATGTGGATGTTTCAAAAAAGGGAGAATATCAGGTCCTCAGTTTTTCACTGGAAATTGCCAATGAAAAGTTCCTGAGCGATCCAGATCCTTTGCTGAAAAAAGGAATGCAATTGATGTCTGAAATTCTGGTGAATCCACTGGCTGAAAATGAAGCTTTTGACAAAGACACTGTTGAAAAGGAAAAGAGGACATTAAAACAGCGGATACAGGCTGTCTATGATGATAAGATGAGATACTCCAATTTCAGGCTCGTACAGGAAATGTGCAAGGATGAACCATATGCACTCCATGTCAACGGAGAGATTGATGATATCCCGCAAATTGACGAGAAAAATCTTTACGAATACTACAAGAAAGCCTTTGCGGAAGATGAGCTTGACCTATTTATTATCGGTGATGTTGATGAGACGGAAGTCCAGTCAATAGCACAGGATCTGCTGCAATTCGAACAGCGGACACCAAAACTTGTTGAAGCTTCGAAAAGTGTTCATGTGGAAGAAAAAACCGTCAAGGACAAAGAAGATGTCAAGCAGGGTAAATTGAATATCGGCTACAGGACGAATGTGCTTTATGGTGATAGGGACTATTATGCACTCCAGGTTTTTAACGGGATTTTCGGAGGTTTTTCTCATTCGAAGTTGTTTTTGAACGTCCGTGAAAAAAATAGTCTTGCCTACTATGTCGCCAGCCGCCTTGAAAGCCACAAAGGTTTGATGATGGTCATGTCAGGCATCGAATTTGAAAATTTTGAGCTCGCAGTAAAAATCATTCGTGAACAAATGGAAGCGATGCAAGCCGGTGATTTTACCGACCAGGAAATTGAACAGACGAAAGCGGTGATCGAAAACCAAATGCTTGAGACCATGGATACTGCTAGAGGGATGGTAGAGGTCCTATATCATAATGTTGTATCGCGTGAAAATGTCAGCCTCGATGACTGGCTTCAGGGCATGAGTAAAACCACAAAAGAAGAAATCGTTGATGTTGCCAAAAAGGTTCAGCTTGATACGATCTACTTCTTAACTGGATTGGAGGGGGACAAATAATGGAAAAGATCACTTTTGAACAACTTCAGGAAGAAATGTATTACGAAAAGCTGGCTAACGGTCTGGATGTATACATTCTTCCAAAAAAAGGCTTCAATAAAACTTATGCTACATTTACAACGAAATACGGTTCAATCGATAATCACTTCCTTCCTCCAAGAAAAAATGATTTTGTTAAGGTACCTGATGGCATTGCCCATTTCCTTGAGCATAAATTGTTTGAGAAAGAAGATGGTGATGTGTTCCAGCAGTTCAGCAAACAGGGGGCTTCTGCGAATGCATTCACATCTTTTACGAGGACTGCTTATTTATTTTCCAGTACATCCAATGTGGAGAAAAACCTTGAAACACTGATTGACTTCGTCCAGGAGCCTTATTTCACAGAGAAAACAGTTGAAAAGGAAAAAGGGATCATCGGGCAAGAGATCACAATGTATGATGACAACCCTGATTGGAGGCTGTATTTCGGCCTGATACAGAATATGTATAAAAACCACCCGGTAAGCATCGATATTGCTGGTACAATTGAGTCGATTTCGCACATTACGAAGGATATGCTGTATGAGTGTTATGAAACCTTTTACCATCCAAGCAATATGCTATTATTCGTAGTTGGCCCTGTTAGCCCAGAAGAAATCATGGGCTTGATAAAAGAGAACCAGGGAAAAAAGGAATACAAAAATCTGCCTGAAATCCAGCGCAGGTTTGATGAAGAACAGGTTGGAGTGGCGGAAAAGAAACAGGTTCTTAAAATGAATGTCCAGACGTCAAAATGCCTGGTAGGAATCAAGGCGGCCAATCCAACAAAATCGGGCAGGGAGATGCTAATAAAAGAGCTGTCTATCAATGTGATGCTTGATATTCTCTTTGGGAAGAGCTCTGAGAATTATACCGAATTGTATGGGTCCGGGTTAATCGATGATACATTTTCATTCGATTACTCAGAAGAGTATGGCTTTGGTTTTGCGATGGTCGGAGGGGATACGAACGAGCCTGATGTCCTGGCCAGCAAGCTGGAAGCCATGCTGCTGGATGCGAAGGCTGGTCGAGGATTAACAGCAGAAAACCTCGAGCGGACAAAAAAGAAAAAAATTGGAGCTTTTCTTAGGGCGGTGAACTCGCCGGAGTATATAGCCAATCAGTTCACACGCTATGCATTCAATGATATGGATTTGTTTGATGTTGTCCCGGTACTTGAAAGTCTTACACTGGACGATCTCAAACAAGCAGCCAGCGAGCTGATTGCCGAAGAACGGTTCACAGTCTGCCAG
This portion of the Mesobacillus sp. S13 genome encodes:
- a CDS encoding GGDEF domain-containing protein codes for the protein MKLSLYMDDRETEKIFSYLRWIFLLVGILVFYFPPLADRLNFTKETFPLLLTIGFVYMAVTQTALIKMSAGNEYFNLLTKAGIVFDYIALMWLLALTDGVMSPLFPIAYLVVMHATIYWRTKGAILSSISLTVGYSTIYAVQAQFDFNTAFAFVLNLAFIWIIGVFGSLIVIRERKHLKQKEIFHELMFTDYLTGLYNHRHFQEQLRVLTSGKQSFLLVMGDIDHFKQINDQFGHLAGDEILKKIGKIFQELATEYDAQAFRYGGEEFAFLLPAIEETSQIRFFDDLYESLSAEKFSEDCESVTMSFGIASSKGAALPDKLLGYTDQLLYTAKANGKNQAKFESGYTYLYSQAKEEIAATRQ
- the yfmH gene encoding EF-P 5-aminopentanol modification-associated protein YfmH, with the translated sequence MEKITFEQLQEEMYYEKLANGLDVYILPKKGFNKTYATFTTKYGSIDNHFLPPRKNDFVKVPDGIAHFLEHKLFEKEDGDVFQQFSKQGASANAFTSFTRTAYLFSSTSNVEKNLETLIDFVQEPYFTEKTVEKEKGIIGQEITMYDDNPDWRLYFGLIQNMYKNHPVSIDIAGTIESISHITKDMLYECYETFYHPSNMLLFVVGPVSPEEIMGLIKENQGKKEYKNLPEIQRRFDEEQVGVAEKKQVLKMNVQTSKCLVGIKAANPTKSGREMLIKELSINVMLDILFGKSSENYTELYGSGLIDDTFSFDYSEEYGFGFAMVGGDTNEPDVLASKLEAMLLDAKAGRGLTAENLERTKKKKIGAFLRAVNSPEYIANQFTRYAFNDMDLFDVVPVLESLTLDDLKQAASELIAEERFTVCQVVPKDKQ
- the yfmF gene encoding EF-P 5-aminopentanol modification-associated protein YfmF; this translates as MAVISESIKDMKGYKLHIVKTEKFKTNTIVWKMKAPLTSEDVTKRALLPYVLQSSSKAYPSTSKFRSYLDELYGANLYVDVSKKGEYQVLSFSLEIANEKFLSDPDPLLKKGMQLMSEILVNPLAENEAFDKDTVEKEKRTLKQRIQAVYDDKMRYSNFRLVQEMCKDEPYALHVNGEIDDIPQIDEKNLYEYYKKAFAEDELDLFIIGDVDETEVQSIAQDLLQFEQRTPKLVEASKSVHVEEKTVKDKEDVKQGKLNIGYRTNVLYGDRDYYALQVFNGIFGGFSHSKLFLNVREKNSLAYYVASRLESHKGLMMVMSGIEFENFELAVKIIREQMEAMQAGDFTDQEIEQTKAVIENQMLETMDTARGMVEVLYHNVVSRENVSLDDWLQGMSKTTKEEIVDVAKKVQLDTIYFLTGLEGDK